In Blautia wexlerae DSM 19850, a single window of DNA contains:
- the map gene encoding type I methionyl aminopeptidase → MSVSIKTEHEIELMREAGHLLEKVHDGLIPYIKPGVSTKEIDRIGEQMIRDLGCIPNFLNYGGFPASFCISLNDEVVHGIPSEEKIIQEGDLVKIDAGLIYKGYHSDAARTYAVGEVSPQARKLMDVTRECFFEGLKAARAGNHLNDISKAIGAHAAKYHYGIVRDLVGHGIGTHLHEDPQIPNFPQKRRGVRLMPGMTLAVEPMINLGRADVAWLDDEWTVVTMDGSLSAHYENTILITDGDPEILTLTK, encoded by the coding sequence ATGTCGGTTTCTATCAAGACAGAACATGAAATTGAACTTATGAGGGAGGCAGGTCATCTGCTTGAAAAAGTGCATGATGGTCTGATCCCTTACATTAAACCGGGAGTGAGCACAAAGGAGATTGACCGTATCGGAGAACAGATGATACGTGATCTGGGATGCATCCCGAATTTCCTGAACTACGGAGGGTTTCCGGCGTCATTCTGTATCAGTCTGAATGATGAGGTAGTTCATGGGATCCCGTCTGAAGAGAAGATCATTCAGGAGGGAGATCTTGTAAAGATTGATGCCGGTCTTATTTATAAGGGGTATCATTCTGATGCAGCGAGGACTTATGCTGTCGGTGAAGTTTCACCGCAGGCACGTAAGCTGATGGATGTGACCAGAGAGTGTTTCTTTGAGGGACTCAAGGCCGCACGTGCGGGAAATCATCTGAATGATATTTCCAAGGCAATCGGTGCTCATGCTGCCAAATATCATTATGGGATTGTCCGCGACCTGGTTGGACATGGAATCGGCACTCACCTTCATGAGGATCCGCAGATCCCGAATTTTCCGCAGAAGCGAAGAGGAGTTCGTCTGATGCCGGGTATGACACTTGCTGTAGAGCCTATGATCAATCTGGGACGTGCAGATGTGGCATGGCTGGATGATGAGTGGACTGTTGTAACTATGGATGGTTCTCTTTCTGCTCATTATGAGAATACGATTCTTATTACAGACGGAGATCCGGAGATTCTGACTCTTACGAAATAA
- the rpsE gene encoding 30S ribosomal protein S5, producing MKRNLIDASQLELEDKVVSIKRVTKVVKGGRNFRFTALVVVGDGNGHVGAGLGKAAEIPEAIRKGKEDAIKKLVTVARDENNSITHDFVGKYGSAEMLLKRAPEGTGVIAGGPARAVIELAGIKNIRTKCMGSRNKQNVVLATIEGLRQLKTPEEVARLRGKSVDEILA from the coding sequence ATGAAACGTAATCTTATTGATGCTAGTCAGTTAGAATTAGAAGATAAAGTAGTATCAATCAAGCGTGTTACCAAGGTTGTTAAAGGTGGTCGTAACTTCCGTTTCACAGCTTTAGTTGTTGTAGGTGACGGCAACGGACACGTTGGTGCAGGTTTAGGTAAAGCAGCCGAAATTCCTGAAGCGATCCGCAAAGGAAAAGAGGATGCTATTAAGAAATTAGTAACAGTAGCAAGAGACGAAAACAACTCTATTACACATGACTTCGTTGGAAAATACGGAAGCGCTGAAATGCTTCTGAAGAGAGCTCCGGAAGGTACTGGAGTTATCGCCGGCGGTCCTGCCCGTGCGGTAATCGAGTTAGCTGGTATCAAAAACATCCGTACAAAATGTATGGGATCCAGAAACAAACAGAACGTTGTTCTTGCAACAATCGAAGGCTTAAGACAGTTAAAAACTCCGGAAGAAGTTGCTAGACTTCGCGGAAAATCTGTTGATGAGATTCTGGCTTAA
- the rplO gene encoding 50S ribosomal protein L15, producing MELSNLRPAEGSKHSDNFRRGRGHGSGNGKTAGKGHKGQLARSGHKKPGFEGGQMPLYRRLPKRGFKNRNTKEIIAINVDVLNRFEDGAEVTAESLLASGAISKIADGVKILGNGELTKKLNVKVNAVSETAKSKIEAAGGTVEVI from the coding sequence ATGGAATTATCAAACTTAAGACCAGCAGAAGGTTCTAAGCACAGCGATAACTTCAGAAGAGGCCGTGGACATGGTTCTGGAAACGGTAAAACAGCCGGTAAAGGACACAAAGGACAGTTAGCTCGTTCCGGTCACAAGAAACCGGGATTTGAAGGTGGTCAGATGCCTTTATACAGACGTCTGCCTAAGAGAGGATTCAAAAACAGAAATACAAAAGAGATTATTGCAATCAACGTTGACGTACTGAACCGTTTTGAAGATGGTGCAGAAGTTACAGCAGAAAGCTTACTTGCAAGCGGTGCAATCTCCAAGATCGCTGATGGCGTTAAAATTCTTGGAAACGGTGAGCTGACAAAGAAACTTAATGTCAAAGTAAATGCTGTCAGCGAGACTGCAAAATCAAAAATTGAAGCTGCTGGTGGTACAGTAGAGGTGATCTAA
- a CDS encoding adenylate kinase, whose amino-acid sequence MKIIMLGAPGAGKGTQAKKIAAKYQIPHISTGDIFRANIKNGTELGKKAKTYMDQGLLVPDELTCDLVVDRIQQPDAANGYVLDGFPRTIPQAECLTEALNKLGSKVDYAIDVDVPDSNIVNRMSGRRACLKCGATYHVVHAAPKVEGVCDTCGEKLVLRDDDQPETVQKRLNVYHEQTQPLIDYYTKEGILKSVDGTKDLEEVFADIVAILGE is encoded by the coding sequence ATGAAAATCATTATGTTGGGTGCACCGGGGGCAGGAAAAGGAACTCAGGCGAAGAAAATTGCTGCGAAATATCAGATTCCGCATATTTCTACCGGAGATATTTTCCGCGCAAACATCAAAAATGGAACAGAACTGGGTAAAAAAGCAAAAACTTATATGGATCAGGGACTTCTCGTACCTGATGAACTGACCTGTGATCTGGTTGTGGACAGAATACAACAGCCGGATGCAGCAAATGGTTATGTGCTGGATGGTTTTCCAAGAACAATTCCTCAGGCAGAGTGCTTAACAGAGGCTCTGAACAAACTGGGAAGTAAAGTTGATTATGCAATCGATGTGGATGTTCCGGATTCCAATATTGTAAACCGTATGTCCGGAAGACGTGCCTGCCTGAAATGTGGTGCTACTTATCATGTTGTACATGCAGCACCGAAGGTTGAGGGCGTTTGTGATACCTGTGGAGAGAAACTGGTGCTTCGTGATGATGACCAGCCTGAAACAGTTCAGAAACGTCTTAACGTATATCATGAGCAGACACAGCCGCTGATCGATTATTATACTAAAGAGGGAATTTTAAAATCAGTGGATGGTACAAAAGATCTTGAAGAAGTATTTGCAGATATTGTTGCCATCCTGGGAGAGTAA
- the rpmD gene encoding 50S ribosomal protein L30 yields MANTLKVTLVKSPIGAVPKHKKTVAAMGLTKMHKTVEMPDNAATRGMIQQVQHLVKVEEA; encoded by the coding sequence ATGGCAAACACATTAAAAGTTACATTAGTAAAATCTCCTATTGGTGCAGTTCCGAAACACAAAAAAACTGTTGCAGCTATGGGTCTTACAAAAATGCACAAAACAGTTGAAATGCCGGATAACGCAGCAACAAGAGGAATGATTCAGCAGGTACAGCACCTGGTAAAGGTTGAAGAAGCTTAA
- the secY gene encoding preprotein translocase subunit SecY, which translates to MFETLKNVFRVKEMRRKLLYLIWMIFIIRIGCQIPVPGVDSDFFKQWFSSNAGDAFNFFDAFTGGSFERMSIFALNITPYITSSIIIQLLTIAIPALEEMQRDGEEGRKKMTAITRYVTVGLALFESIAMAIGFGRQGMIPNLDFFKGVVVVACLTAGSAMLMWLGERITEKGVGNGISIVLTINIISRVPSDLTLLYENFIKGKTIAKGTLAGLIIAAVILLVVVLVLILNGAERRIPVQYSKKMVGRKLMGGQSTNIPLKVNTAGVIPVIFASSIMSFPAVIAQLTGKGNGTGIGSEIIRGLSSNNWCNPKQLQYTWGLILYIVLCVFFAYFYTSITFNPLEVADNIKKQGGFIPGIRPGKPTSDYLTNILNYIIFIGAVGLIIVCVIPFIFNGVFGANVSFGGTSIIIIVGVILETVKQIESQLLVRNYKGFLNN; encoded by the coding sequence ATGTTTGAAACTCTTAAAAATGTTTTTAGAGTGAAAGAAATGAGACGCAAGCTGTTGTATCTGATATGGATGATTTTTATCATCCGTATCGGCTGCCAGATTCCGGTACCGGGAGTTGACAGTGATTTCTTCAAACAGTGGTTCAGCAGCAATGCCGGTGATGCATTCAATTTCTTTGATGCATTTACCGGTGGTTCATTTGAAAGAATGTCAATTTTCGCATTAAACATCACACCATATATTACATCTTCCATTATCATTCAGCTTCTTACTATTGCAATTCCGGCACTGGAAGAAATGCAGAGAGATGGTGAAGAGGGAAGAAAGAAGATGACTGCGATCACACGTTATGTGACCGTAGGTCTTGCTTTATTTGAGTCAATCGCAATGGCAATCGGATTCGGACGTCAGGGTATGATTCCGAATCTGGACTTCTTTAAAGGTGTTGTAGTTGTTGCCTGCCTTACAGCCGGTTCAGCTATGCTGATGTGGCTCGGTGAGCGTATTACGGAAAAAGGCGTTGGAAATGGTATTTCCATCGTACTTACCATTAATATCATTTCCAGAGTACCAAGCGACCTGACATTACTGTATGAGAACTTTATTAAAGGAAAAACAATTGCAAAGGGTACTCTTGCAGGACTGATCATTGCAGCCGTTATTCTTCTGGTAGTAGTTCTGGTACTTATCCTTAACGGAGCAGAGAGAAGAATTCCGGTTCAGTATTCCAAGAAAATGGTTGGAAGAAAGCTGATGGGCGGTCAGTCCACCAATATTCCGCTGAAGGTTAACACCGCCGGTGTTATCCCGGTAATCTTTGCATCCTCCATTATGTCTTTCCCGGCTGTCATTGCGCAGTTAACAGGAAAAGGTAATGGTACAGGAATCGGAAGTGAGATTATTCGTGGTCTTTCTTCCAATAACTGGTGTAATCCGAAACAGCTCCAGTATACATGGGGATTGATTCTTTACATCGTACTTTGTGTTTTCTTTGCATATTTCTACACTTCCATTACATTCAATCCTCTGGAAGTTGCAGATAATATCAAAAAGCAGGGTGGATTTATTCCGGGTATTCGTCCTGGAAAACCTACGTCAGACTATTTGACTAATATCTTAAATTATATTATATTTATAGGTGCAGTAGGTCTTATCATTGTGTGCGTGATTCCGTTCATCTTTAATGGTGTATTCGGAGCGAATGTTTCATTCGGTGGTACATCTATCATCATTATTGTTGGTGTTATCCTCGAAACTGTGAAACAGATTGAGTCACAGCTTCTCGTACGTAATTACAAAGGCTTTCTGAACAATTAA